Proteins from a single region of Verrucomicrobiales bacterium:
- a CDS encoding VCBS repeat-containing protein — protein MKLFLVCVLVQVPKDKSAFGASARLQWQTQPGVRTAILPEREPPFSVGFSVMPPESTHISFTNILEEHRGITNSMLFNGSGVAAGDVDGDGRCDLFFCGLGGRSALFRNLGDWTFTNVTAHSGLDCRDLDATSSILLDVDGDRTLDLILSSFGQETRVFRNDGQGHFSLQAQPSPLNFGKAGMTMAAGDLDEDGDLDLYVTNYRTTALADMPQTKFWLKTINGRQVISTVNGRPVTEPDLANRYRVSEFGGIDELGESDALFLNQGDGRFMPVSFTTGRFLDEEGAPLKAPPYEWGLSVMIRDLNQDGRCDIYVCNDFDSPDRVWINQGKGIFRALPQLAIRKTSHFSMGIDVADINRDGWDDIFVLDMLSREHRRRMNFAPDRKAVLMPPGEFLSRPQYARNTLSLNRGDGTYAEIACYSGVDASEWSWAAAFLDVDLDGWEDLLITNGNERDGRNLDVADELKSMRAGKTRTNQEILEARKLFPRLATANIAFRNRGDLTFEDTSDSWGFNLIGVSHGMALADLDNDGDQDVAINNLNQRAEVYRNNTPAGRVLVRLRGKEPNTAGIGARLRLEGGPVSQTQEIISGGRYLSSDDPARTFATGLNSNQLTLTVHWPRGGRTVISNVMPNRAYEVEEVVQSGSVPWDPPAETQPFFEDASPQLGHRHTDVSFDDFERQPLMERKLSQLGPGAAWFDVDGDGWEDLVVSGGEGGRLEVRRNNGRGGFESWGLPSISATNLSDQASVLVTQTTRSGALLIAANGQPAEARPGSGGLVLIHTNGTSQVRLADWGMDPGPMAMGDVNGDGRPDLFVGGRSLPGHHPRPASSRLLLRVEDRFEEDLERSAVFKQVGLVSGAIFTDLTGDGVAELVLACEWGSLRIFENQGGRLQEVTEAWGMNRFKGWWNGVSAGDFDGDGRLDLVASNWGSNHGYQSHATNAVRLYYGDINGEGRTEGVEAAYDQALRKWVPIRMLDVLARRLPFLRERFSSRSSYAQASVEEVLGDRLAHTQQLEVNWMESTVFLNRGDRFEVRRLPMEAQWSPAFGICVGDLDGDGHEDLFLSQNFFGSNPPAARDDAGRGLWLKGDGRGGFEALSGKRAGILVYGEQRACALADYDHDGRVDLAVCQNGGMTRLFRNVQARPGLRLRLVGPPANPAGIGAVIRWGDPHRLGPAREIHAGGGYRSQDAPVQILGGMAAPQRIWVRWPGGQVTETVVPDGRREIEIHQRL, from the coding sequence ATGAAACTGTTCCTGGTTTGCGTCCTCGTGCAGGTCCCCAAGGACAAATCGGCCTTCGGCGCATCGGCACGTCTACAGTGGCAGACCCAGCCGGGGGTAAGGACTGCCATCCTGCCCGAGCGGGAGCCTCCCTTCTCCGTCGGATTCAGCGTAATGCCTCCCGAATCGACGCACATTTCCTTCACGAATATTTTGGAAGAACACCGGGGTATTACGAATTCGATGCTCTTCAACGGATCGGGGGTTGCAGCCGGGGACGTGGATGGGGATGGCAGGTGTGATCTGTTCTTTTGCGGTTTGGGTGGCCGCAGCGCCCTCTTTAGAAACCTGGGCGACTGGACGTTTACCAACGTCACCGCCCATTCAGGGCTGGATTGCCGAGATCTGGATGCGACCTCCAGCATACTATTGGATGTGGACGGCGACCGGACGCTGGACCTCATCCTAAGTTCGTTTGGTCAGGAAACTCGCGTCTTTCGAAACGATGGCCAGGGCCATTTCTCCCTACAGGCTCAGCCCTCACCTCTGAATTTCGGGAAAGCTGGCATGACCATGGCAGCGGGCGACTTGGATGAGGATGGAGACCTCGATCTGTATGTGACAAACTATCGGACAACCGCGCTAGCGGACATGCCGCAAACCAAGTTCTGGTTGAAAACAATCAACGGCCGACAGGTGATCTCGACCGTCAACGGCCGTCCCGTGACCGAGCCCGATCTCGCGAATCGCTACCGGGTGAGCGAATTCGGAGGAATAGACGAATTGGGAGAAAGCGATGCCCTCTTCCTAAACCAGGGCGATGGCCGTTTCATGCCGGTCTCCTTCACCACCGGACGGTTTCTAGATGAAGAAGGGGCTCCCCTGAAAGCCCCTCCATACGAGTGGGGCCTCTCCGTGATGATCCGTGATCTCAACCAAGACGGAAGGTGCGACATATATGTTTGCAACGACTTCGATTCTCCCGACCGGGTCTGGATCAACCAAGGCAAAGGGATCTTCAGGGCTTTGCCACAGCTGGCGATCCGAAAGACTTCCCATTTTTCCATGGGGATCGACGTCGCCGACATCAACCGGGATGGGTGGGACGACATTTTTGTCCTCGACATGCTCAGCCGCGAACATCGACGACGCATGAACTTCGCTCCGGATCGCAAGGCAGTCCTAATGCCCCCGGGAGAGTTTCTGAGCCGACCGCAGTACGCTCGGAACACGCTTTCCCTGAATCGAGGCGATGGAACCTACGCCGAGATCGCCTGCTACTCTGGCGTTGACGCCTCCGAATGGTCCTGGGCGGCGGCGTTCCTCGACGTGGACCTCGACGGATGGGAAGATCTGCTGATCACGAACGGCAACGAACGCGACGGTCGGAATCTGGATGTGGCGGACGAGCTCAAGTCCATGCGAGCAGGCAAGACCCGCACGAACCAGGAAATTTTGGAAGCGAGGAAACTCTTCCCTCGACTGGCGACGGCGAACATCGCCTTTCGAAACCGAGGCGATCTGACCTTTGAGGACACCAGCGATTCATGGGGGTTTAACCTGATCGGGGTTTCTCACGGGATGGCGCTCGCGGACCTCGACAATGATGGCGACCAGGATGTGGCGATCAACAATCTGAACCAGCGCGCTGAAGTGTATCGCAACAACACGCCCGCGGGACGCGTCTTGGTACGACTCCGGGGAAAGGAACCCAACACCGCTGGGATCGGAGCCCGCTTGAGGCTCGAGGGAGGACCGGTAAGCCAGACCCAAGAAATCATATCGGGAGGGAGGTACTTGTCATCCGATGACCCGGCCCGAACGTTTGCCACCGGGCTCAACTCGAATCAACTCACTCTGACGGTGCACTGGCCGCGGGGTGGAAGAACGGTGATCTCCAACGTGATGCCGAACCGAGCCTATGAGGTGGAAGAGGTCGTCCAGTCTGGAAGTGTCCCCTGGGACCCACCTGCGGAAACACAGCCCTTTTTTGAAGACGCCTCGCCCCAGCTGGGTCACCGCCACACGGATGTGTCCTTTGATGATTTTGAGCGCCAGCCACTGATGGAGCGCAAACTGAGTCAACTGGGCCCGGGCGCGGCCTGGTTCGATGTGGACGGAGATGGCTGGGAGGATCTGGTTGTCTCTGGGGGAGAGGGAGGAAGGTTGGAAGTTCGCCGGAACAACGGCCGGGGCGGCTTCGAATCGTGGGGTCTCCCATCGATCTCGGCAACAAACCTTTCCGACCAGGCTTCGGTTCTCGTGACACAGACGACTCGGAGCGGAGCCCTGCTCATCGCGGCAAATGGTCAGCCGGCGGAGGCACGACCAGGATCGGGGGGATTGGTGCTGATTCACACCAACGGGACCAGCCAAGTCAGATTGGCCGATTGGGGAATGGACCCGGGGCCTATGGCCATGGGCGATGTGAATGGGGACGGTAGGCCCGATCTGTTCGTCGGGGGCCGCAGCTTGCCCGGCCACCATCCAAGGCCGGCTTCCTCCAGGTTGCTCCTTCGGGTAGAGGATCGCTTTGAGGAGGATCTGGAGCGGAGCGCCGTGTTCAAGCAGGTCGGGTTGGTCAGCGGTGCCATCTTCACCGATCTGACCGGGGACGGCGTGGCGGAGCTCGTGCTAGCCTGCGAGTGGGGTTCGCTCCGCATTTTTGAGAACCAGGGTGGTCGTCTTCAAGAGGTGACGGAAGCCTGGGGCATGAATCGATTCAAGGGCTGGTGGAACGGTGTGAGTGCGGGTGATTTCGACGGCGACGGGCGCTTGGATCTGGTGGCCTCCAATTGGGGATCCAACCACGGATATCAGTCCCACGCCACGAACGCGGTTCGTTTATATTATGGAGACATCAATGGCGAGGGGCGGACTGAGGGAGTGGAAGCTGCTTACGACCAGGCACTCCGAAAATGGGTTCCCATCCGTATGCTGGATGTTCTGGCCCGGCGGCTCCCCTTCCTCCGTGAACGATTCTCCAGTCGCAGCTCCTACGCACAAGCCAGCGTGGAGGAAGTGCTAGGCGATCGCTTAGCACATACTCAGCAGCTGGAGGTCAACTGGATGGAGTCCACCGTCTTCTTGAACCGGGGAGACAGATTCGAAGTGCGCCGACTGCCGATGGAGGCCCAATGGTCCCCAGCTTTCGGCATCTGCGTTGGCGATTTGGACGGAGACGGCCATGAGGACCTGTTCTTGAGCCAGAATTTCTTCGGATCAAATCCCCCCGCCGCCCGCGATGACGCCGGCCGCGGGCTGTGGCTGAAAGGGGATGGTCGCGGAGGGTTTGAAGCCCTGAGTGGAAAACGCGCGGGTATTTTAGTCTACGGAGAACAGCGCGCCTGCGCGCTGGCCGATTATGACCATGATGGAAGGGTGGACCTGGCGGTGTGCCAAAACGGAGGCATGACACGGCTCTTCCGGAACGTCCAAGCGAGGCCTGGGCTGAGGCTCCGCCTGGTAGGACCGCCCGCCAATCCCGCAGGAATTGGGGCGGTGATCCGGTGGGGCGACCCCCACCGCCTCGGGCCCGCGCGGGAGATTCATGCGGGAGGAGGTTATCGATCTCAAGATGCCCCAGTTCAGATCCTAGGCGGCATGGCTGCACCCCAGCGCATTTGGGTGCGGTGGCCCGGGGGACAGGTGACGGAAACGGTGGTTCCTGATGGCAGACGCGAAATCGAGATTCACCAACGACTTTAA
- a CDS encoding DUF1501 domain-containing protein, producing MKPSSPPSGLCSRRHFAKASAFGLGSAALAYLLKEEGLLAEPARPELEARSYDLQPKPPLRQARARAMISILMVGGPSHIDLFDPKPLLKEYEGRKFPGELKFDNAGQASAKVLPGLWEFKKHGQSGIELSTLLPHLGAVADEICVVRSMQTGVNNHGQSLYALASGRITAGAPTLGSWINFGLGSESQELPAYITLTHPSGPPQLADHHWSNGWLPSVYQGAAVKPQEPRILNLDPAPHLKGPGQARQLELLRDINREHLRQHPGELDLEARIASYELAARMQTSAKEAMDISSESEATRQLYGVDQDLTRDYGTRCLIARRLVERGVRFVQIINNGQSWDQHSGLVKALPDLCARSDRPTAALVADLKSRGLLDTTLVHWGGEMGRLPVIQNDLGREKVGRDHNTYGFTMWLAGGGIRGGMTYGETDEWGHKAVKDIVTHHDYHATLLHLFGLDHTQLIYRRAGRELSLTDRQPARIVREIIQTVT from the coding sequence ATGAAACCATCGTCACCTCCGAGCGGCCTTTGTTCGCGACGCCACTTCGCGAAAGCCAGCGCGTTTGGGCTCGGGTCCGCCGCCCTGGCCTATCTGTTGAAGGAGGAGGGACTGCTCGCTGAACCCGCGCGACCGGAGTTAGAAGCGCGCAGTTACGATCTGCAGCCGAAGCCTCCGCTCCGGCAAGCGCGCGCGCGCGCCATGATTTCGATCCTGATGGTCGGAGGACCGAGCCACATCGACCTGTTCGACCCCAAACCGTTGCTCAAGGAATACGAAGGACGCAAGTTCCCTGGAGAGCTCAAGTTCGACAACGCCGGACAGGCCAGTGCAAAGGTGCTTCCGGGGCTTTGGGAGTTTAAAAAGCATGGGCAGAGCGGCATCGAGCTTTCGACCCTTCTGCCGCACCTCGGGGCGGTGGCGGACGAGATTTGTGTGGTGCGCTCCATGCAAACCGGCGTCAACAATCACGGGCAGTCCCTGTATGCCCTCGCCAGCGGACGGATCACCGCCGGTGCTCCCACGCTCGGCAGTTGGATTAACTTTGGACTAGGCTCAGAAAGCCAGGAGCTGCCGGCCTACATCACCTTGACTCACCCCAGCGGACCACCCCAGTTGGCTGACCACCATTGGTCCAACGGTTGGCTGCCCTCAGTCTACCAGGGCGCGGCAGTAAAACCCCAGGAGCCAAGGATCCTAAATCTCGATCCCGCACCCCACCTCAAAGGACCAGGCCAGGCGCGGCAGCTGGAACTGTTGCGAGACATCAATCGGGAACACCTCCGCCAACACCCGGGCGAGTTGGATCTGGAGGCCAGAATCGCCAGCTACGAATTGGCCGCGCGGATGCAAACCTCGGCAAAAGAGGCCATGGATATCTCGAGTGAGAGCGAGGCCACACGACAGCTGTATGGCGTCGATCAGGATCTGACCCGCGACTACGGAACCCGATGTTTGATCGCGAGACGCTTGGTCGAGCGCGGTGTGCGTTTTGTTCAGATCATCAACAATGGACAAAGCTGGGATCAGCACAGCGGCCTGGTTAAAGCGCTACCCGATCTATGCGCCCGAAGCGACCGTCCCACAGCGGCGTTGGTGGCCGACCTCAAATCACGTGGATTGCTGGACACGACCCTCGTTCATTGGGGTGGCGAAATGGGGCGTCTCCCGGTGATACAAAACGACCTAGGCCGAGAAAAGGTCGGCCGAGATCACAACACCTACGGCTTCACCATGTGGCTGGCGGGCGGTGGCATCCGGGGAGGGATGACGTATGGTGAAACGGATGAGTGGGGGCACAAGGCGGTCAAAGATATCGTCACCCATCACGATTACCATGCCACCCTTCTTCACCTGTTCGGCCTGGATCACACCCAGCTCATCTACCGTCGTGCCGGCCGCGAATTAAGCCTCACCGATCGGCAACCGGCTCGGATCGTTCGGGAGATTATCCAAACCGTCACCTAA
- a CDS encoding PSD1 domain-containing protein, translating into MPTPPDDIAGRLGPIPTALGSAVALIWLSCGLHGSAVTSSADLSFERDVRPILKSHCFHCHGEGETLKGGVDLRLRRLMLTESDSGTVLTPGKPDESVLLKMVTAGTMPKGEKKLSPAEVETLRRWIASGAPTLRAEPEQVPKYYITEEERGFWSFQPVKRVDPPAVSRPGEPLEAIDSFLLQKLKLRGLGFAPEASRSSLIRRVTFDLTGLPPTPEEVDAFLADSSPVAYDRLIERLLASPRYGEAWARHWLDVAGYADSNGGAEADSERPWAWRYRDYVIRSLNTDKPWNRFITEQLAGDELIQGPYGELKGEALDCLIATGFLRLAPDPTGDGPPDADLAKNQVIADTLQIVSTSLLGLTVHCAQCHDHRYDPIPQSDYYRLRAILEPAFDWKHWKNPNDRLVSLMAAEDRHQAACIERAAQVIDTEANRVHDDLIEEFVQKQLELVPAELKEAVIGARRTPADKRSDEHRRLLREFPTFQDHIILGEVNAAGAKRVEEIRKRATELRALKPEDPRVHCLIEEPKSTPTTFLFHRGDHQQPREPIEPGGLTVLQRASTEMDHRDTNTVRKTTGRRLRFARELTDGSNPLVARVLVNRVWHHYFGAGIVGTLADFGSLGERPSHPELLDWLASELINHGWSLKQLHRTILRSAAYRQASIHPAAQAADPDNRLIGRQRLRRLPSESLRDALLFVSGRMNTNLYGAPTPVTVSPQGQFVVAAPPKEPGSEGTAAGSPEFRRSIYIQVRRSMPVGVMETFDTAALSPNCEVRAVSTIPAQSLMFLNDRFVLDRSLDLAERTRRELPGDMRQQVELLWRRLFAQAPSSSEVQKALVYLAEQTEILRAQALARFSTKADSKTVSSGGEDPSLAAFASLCQALAGSNRFLYLD; encoded by the coding sequence ATGCCCACTCCCCCGGATGACATCGCTGGCCGCCTTGGTCCGATTCCGACGGCTCTAGGGAGTGCGGTGGCCCTGATCTGGCTGAGCTGCGGACTGCACGGATCGGCCGTCACTTCGTCGGCCGATTTGAGCTTTGAACGGGACGTCAGGCCGATTCTCAAATCTCACTGCTTCCATTGCCATGGTGAGGGGGAAACGCTCAAAGGAGGGGTAGATCTGCGGCTGCGACGACTGATGCTGACCGAGAGCGATTCAGGGACCGTGCTGACGCCCGGGAAACCCGACGAGAGTGTGCTTCTCAAGATGGTCACCGCGGGAACCATGCCCAAAGGAGAAAAGAAGCTCTCTCCGGCCGAGGTCGAGACGCTGAGACGCTGGATCGCCTCCGGAGCGCCGACCTTGCGGGCGGAGCCAGAGCAGGTTCCGAAGTATTACATTACCGAGGAGGAGCGGGGTTTTTGGTCCTTTCAGCCCGTCAAGCGGGTCGATCCGCCGGCTGTTTCCCGGCCGGGGGAACCGCTGGAGGCCATCGACTCCTTCCTGCTGCAAAAGCTGAAGCTGCGGGGCTTGGGCTTCGCGCCGGAGGCGAGCCGTTCGAGCCTGATCCGCAGAGTGACCTTCGACCTCACCGGTCTGCCGCCCACGCCAGAGGAGGTCGACGCCTTCCTGGCTGACTCTTCGCCGGTCGCGTACGACCGACTGATCGAGCGGCTTTTGGCATCGCCCCGCTACGGGGAAGCCTGGGCACGACACTGGCTGGATGTGGCCGGGTATGCCGACTCCAACGGAGGAGCCGAGGCCGACTCTGAGCGTCCCTGGGCCTGGCGGTATCGCGACTACGTCATCCGCAGCCTAAACACTGACAAACCCTGGAATCGGTTTATCACCGAACAACTGGCGGGCGACGAACTCATCCAGGGGCCTTACGGCGAACTGAAGGGGGAGGCTCTGGACTGCTTAATCGCCACCGGATTTCTACGGCTGGCGCCCGACCCCACGGGAGATGGTCCGCCCGATGCGGATCTGGCGAAGAACCAGGTCATCGCTGACACCCTGCAGATCGTGTCGACCTCGCTCCTGGGCTTGACGGTGCACTGTGCCCAGTGTCACGACCATCGCTACGATCCCATCCCTCAGTCCGATTACTATCGCTTGCGGGCCATCCTCGAGCCCGCCTTCGATTGGAAGCACTGGAAGAACCCGAACGATCGCTTGGTGTCCTTGATGGCGGCGGAGGATCGTCACCAAGCTGCCTGCATCGAACGAGCCGCGCAGGTGATCGACACCGAAGCAAACCGAGTGCACGACGACCTGATCGAGGAGTTCGTCCAAAAGCAGTTGGAATTGGTTCCGGCAGAACTGAAGGAAGCGGTGATCGGCGCTCGCCGGACCCCAGCCGACAAGCGAAGCGACGAGCACCGGCGTCTACTCCGGGAGTTTCCCACCTTTCAGGATCATATTATTCTGGGGGAAGTTAACGCGGCTGGTGCCAAACGTGTGGAGGAGATTCGCAAACGCGCAACGGAACTGCGCGCCTTAAAACCCGAAGACCCTCGTGTTCATTGCCTGATCGAGGAGCCCAAATCCACCCCCACCACTTTCCTGTTTCATCGGGGCGATCACCAACAGCCTCGCGAGCCAATTGAACCGGGTGGACTGACCGTTCTGCAAAGGGCCTCCACGGAGATGGACCACCGAGACACCAACACCGTACGGAAAACGACGGGGCGTCGGCTCCGCTTCGCCCGGGAATTGACCGACGGATCGAATCCCCTGGTCGCCAGGGTTCTCGTGAACCGGGTCTGGCATCACTACTTTGGCGCGGGTATTGTTGGCACTCTGGCCGATTTCGGGAGTTTAGGCGAACGTCCCTCCCATCCCGAGCTGCTCGATTGGCTGGCCTCCGAGTTGATCAACCATGGCTGGAGCCTCAAGCAGCTGCATCGAACCATTCTGAGGAGTGCTGCCTATCGTCAAGCATCGATCCACCCGGCAGCGCAGGCAGCCGATCCCGACAATCGTCTGATCGGGCGTCAGCGGCTGCGACGACTTCCGTCGGAAAGTCTTCGCGATGCGCTACTCTTCGTCAGCGGACGCATGAATACGAATTTGTATGGCGCGCCGACCCCGGTGACCGTCAGTCCCCAAGGGCAGTTTGTAGTCGCCGCCCCGCCCAAGGAACCGGGGTCCGAAGGGACGGCGGCCGGCAGCCCGGAGTTCCGTCGCAGCATTTACATCCAAGTACGCCGCAGCATGCCGGTGGGAGTTATGGAGACCTTCGACACCGCCGCCTTATCCCCTAATTGCGAGGTACGCGCCGTCTCTACCATCCCTGCTCAATCATTGATGTTTCTAAACGATCGGTTCGTGCTGGATAGATCCCTGGACCTGGCTGAGCGGACGCGTCGTGAGTTGCCGGGCGATATGCGGCAGCAGGTGGAGCTGCTCTGGCGACGCCTGTTCGCTCAGGCACCCAGCTCGTCAGAAGTTCAGAAAGCGCTGGTCTATCTGGCGGAGCAAACCGAGATTCTCCGAGCGCAAGCGCTCGCCCGCTTCTCAACCAAAGCCGACTCCAAAACCGTCAGCTCAGGAGGTGAAGATCCCTCACTCGCGGCGTTCGCCAGCCTGTGCCAAGCCTTGGCTGGCTCGAACCGTTTTCTGTATTTGGACTAA
- a CDS encoding VCBS repeat-containing protein gives MTPALIFKSALGLTLLALSASGAATPTLHLFNKLQLDHYYWSEGATFGDLNRDGKLDAISGPYWWEGPQFIQRHEFYPAKATFNLKRPNGTIERVPGFEGALGKKNSYSQDNFFSFVHDFNADGWNDVLTYGLPGTPAYLYLNPQGAERHWIRHAVFDAVDNESPTFADLTGDGKPEILCNSKGTFGYASPDWNNSTAKWPFVSVSGKGPWGNFNHGLGIGDVNGDGRLDILERGGWWEQPAGGSASTLWPRHEVAFSPGGGAQMFAYDVNGDGRNDVITSIAAHGYGLGWYEQLAEKDASGGPQFKAHVFMNKELTENRYGIAFSQLHAVELVDIDGDGLKDIVTGKCFWAHGPTGDPDPGAPAVLYWFRLVRGPQGEIDWVPHLIDGDAGVGRQIGVADVNGDSLPDLIIGNKKGTCVFMHDARSVTAEEYAQAQPSVKHPLAGDKQLKPEEVIQRTGK, from the coding sequence ATGACACCCGCCCTGATCTTCAAGTCCGCCCTAGGCTTGACACTGCTGGCTCTCTCAGCGTCCGGAGCCGCGACACCCACGTTGCATCTCTTCAACAAGCTGCAGTTGGATCACTACTATTGGAGCGAAGGGGCGACCTTCGGGGATCTGAATCGCGATGGCAAGTTGGATGCGATTTCCGGGCCGTATTGGTGGGAGGGGCCTCAGTTTATTCAACGACACGAGTTCTATCCGGCCAAGGCGACCTTCAACCTCAAACGCCCGAACGGCACCATCGAACGGGTGCCCGGTTTCGAAGGCGCCCTCGGAAAAAAGAACTCCTATTCACAAGACAACTTCTTCTCCTTCGTCCATGACTTCAATGCCGACGGCTGGAACGATGTGCTGACCTATGGTCTTCCAGGAACGCCCGCCTATCTCTATCTGAATCCTCAGGGCGCCGAACGCCATTGGATTCGCCATGCGGTGTTTGATGCCGTCGATAATGAATCTCCCACGTTCGCCGACCTGACTGGGGACGGAAAACCAGAGATCCTGTGCAACTCCAAGGGAACCTTTGGCTACGCGTCTCCCGACTGGAACAACAGCACCGCCAAATGGCCGTTCGTCTCGGTGTCAGGAAAAGGGCCGTGGGGTAATTTCAACCATGGCTTGGGGATCGGGGACGTCAATGGGGACGGCCGATTGGATATTCTGGAACGCGGCGGCTGGTGGGAGCAGCCCGCCGGCGGGTCCGCCTCCACCCTTTGGCCGCGTCACGAGGTCGCCTTCAGTCCGGGGGGTGGAGCTCAGATGTTTGCCTACGATGTCAATGGGGATGGCCGGAACGACGTGATCACGAGCATCGCCGCGCATGGCTACGGCCTGGGATGGTACGAGCAACTGGCCGAGAAGGATGCCAGCGGTGGGCCTCAGTTTAAGGCCCACGTGTTCATGAACAAGGAGCTCACGGAAAACCGCTACGGCATTGCTTTCTCGCAGCTTCACGCCGTGGAGTTGGTCGACATCGATGGCGATGGCCTCAAGGATATCGTCACCGGGAAGTGCTTCTGGGCGCACGGACCGACCGGGGATCCCGACCCAGGAGCGCCCGCGGTGCTCTACTGGTTCCGGCTGGTGCGCGGTCCGCAAGGAGAAATCGATTGGGTGCCACATTTGATTGACGGGGACGCGGGGGTCGGACGTCAAATCGGGGTGGCTGACGTGAATGGCGATAGTTTACCCGACCTGATCATTGGGAATAAGAAGGGAACCTGTGTGTTCATGCATGACGCCCGCAGCGTTACTGCCGAGGAATACGCCCAGGCTCAACCATCCGTGAAGCATCCCCTCGCCGGCGACAAACAGCTTAAACCAGAGGAAGTGATCCAGCGCACGGGCAAGTAA
- a CDS encoding NAD(P)-dependent oxidoreductase: MSKADTDLVLITGSSGRLGTAAAQALMAAGHLVRGFDLRPGLPLSHFIQGNLSQPELLQEAVQGVSTLIHLAATPDDVEGPEGFLGDLVPNNIIGLYHVLEAARTSGVRRVILASSGQVNWRQQYHGALPITTQDPVTPRHWYAATKMFMESAGFSYAQNCGATVIAIRLGWCPRRGQADDFLRNETAQDLYFSPGDAGRFFQRTVEADVPQGFHLLYATSRPIRRPIFDILPAQALLGWKPMDQWPTGAEDAPGVS, from the coding sequence ATGAGCAAAGCCGACACCGATCTGGTGCTAATCACCGGTTCCTCAGGCCGACTGGGAACTGCGGCAGCGCAGGCATTGATGGCCGCCGGACACTTGGTGCGGGGATTCGATCTCCGTCCCGGGTTGCCGCTGAGCCATTTCATCCAGGGCAATTTGTCCCAGCCCGAGCTCCTCCAAGAGGCGGTTCAGGGGGTCAGCACGCTGATTCATCTCGCCGCCACCCCCGATGATGTCGAGGGGCCGGAAGGATTCCTGGGAGATCTGGTACCCAACAACATCATTGGCCTCTACCACGTGCTTGAGGCGGCCCGCACGAGCGGCGTGCGTCGCGTGATCCTGGCCAGTTCGGGACAGGTCAACTGGAGGCAGCAATACCACGGGGCCCTGCCCATCACAACCCAGGATCCGGTCACCCCGCGACATTGGTATGCGGCGACCAAGATGTTCATGGAATCAGCCGGGTTCAGCTACGCTCAGAACTGCGGAGCAACGGTCATCGCAATTCGCCTGGGATGGTGCCCGCGACGCGGCCAAGCCGATGATTTCCTACGCAACGAGACCGCCCAGGATCTCTATTTCAGCCCGGGCGATGCCGGGAGGTTTTTTCAACGCACCGTGGAGGCGGATGTGCCGCAGGGCTTCCATCTACTTTACGCGACCAGCCGCCCCATCCGACGTCCCATCTTCGACATCCTTCCAGCCCAGGCACTGCTGGGCTGGAAGCCAATGGACCAATGGCCAACCGGGGCTGAGGACGCCCCGGGCGTGAGTTAG
- a CDS encoding TlpA family protein disulfide reductase: MKLKWTVFALMLSLLTAPSIAFAAEADDKAKAKATSDQDPEEILSGIERDFFRERDPVKQAKVLAAAKKDFLEKFPKDPLRWKLRLLDAVAAARSEAEDSEKQAKTILTEVVEASDASEEVRARANGFLLSFIYSKLQEKKATLDEFKDSLMAHLKKFPKFEENSFFTRWYIEAIVALDEAGAQKKIEALTKSEYPALAEVAEQQLEKVKTMSELKTKPLDIKFTSVDGKEIDLSKMRGKVVLIDFWATWCGPCMVELPNVVAAYKKLNSKGFEIIGLSFDQDKEKLLSVTKAKEMTWPQYFDGKGWQNKFGQRFGIDSIPTMWLVDKKGMLVSMEAREGLEERVEKLLKQE; encoded by the coding sequence ATGAAATTAAAATGGACGGTTTTCGCACTCATGCTCTCACTCCTTACGGCGCCGTCCATAGCGTTCGCCGCGGAGGCTGACGACAAGGCTAAGGCCAAGGCAACCAGCGACCAGGACCCCGAGGAAATATTGTCCGGTATCGAACGGGACTTCTTCCGCGAGCGCGATCCGGTCAAGCAGGCGAAGGTGTTGGCCGCAGCCAAAAAGGATTTCCTCGAGAAGTTCCCCAAAGATCCGCTGCGCTGGAAGCTTCGGCTGCTCGACGCCGTGGCTGCCGCCCGGTCCGAAGCCGAGGATAGCGAGAAGCAGGCCAAGACCATTCTCACGGAAGTAGTCGAGGCCAGCGATGCCTCCGAAGAGGTTCGTGCGCGCGCTAACGGGTTCTTGCTCAGCTTTATTTATAGCAAGCTCCAAGAGAAAAAGGCGACGCTCGATGAATTCAAGGACAGCCTGATGGCCCACCTCAAGAAGTTCCCTAAGTTTGAGGAGAACTCCTTCTTCACCCGATGGTACATCGAGGCCATTGTCGCTTTGGATGAAGCAGGCGCGCAGAAGAAAATCGAGGCTTTGACCAAGAGCGAGTATCCAGCCCTGGCCGAGGTGGCCGAGCAACAACTCGAAAAGGTGAAAACAATGTCCGAGCTGAAGACCAAGCCGCTCGACATCAAGTTTACCTCCGTCGATGGAAAAGAGATCGACCTCAGCAAGATGCGCGGGAAGGTGGTGCTCATCGATTTTTGGGCTACCTGGTGTGGTCCGTGCATGGTGGAGCTTCCGAACGTGGTGGCCGCCTACAAGAAACTAAATTCCAAGGGATTTGAGATCATCGGATTGTCGTTCGATCAGGACAAGGAGAAGCTTCTGTCCGTCACCAAAGCGAAGGAGATGACCTGGCCGCAGTACTTCGACGGAAAAGGCTGGCAGAACAAGTTCGGCCAGCGCTTTGGCATCGATTCCATTCCCACCATGTGGCTGGTCGACAAAAAGGGAATGTTGGTGAGCATGGAAGCGCGAGAGGGCCTGGAGGAAAGGGTCGAGAAGTTGCTCAAGCAGGAATAA